In Branchiibius hedensis, one DNA window encodes the following:
- a CDS encoding tyrosine-type recombinase/integrase, whose amino-acid sequence MGRAKGTGSVFERGRDGQWAWQLDVGFTASGNRRRITQGGYPTKKAAQTALSKKLREVAANGVPAITGRTTVKRWSEQWLAAYAKHVRPATYRAASSAVHQHIITTIGGKQLGALLPTDVRAVHRSALRDGNSTSTALRTHAVLTTMLKAAKAEGHTVPENVFAVRRPTKAVSDRDAIPLEDALRLLEAARTGPDAARWVAALLQGMRKGEIYGLTWDAVDLDRGLIDISWQLQALTYADRSAGTFQVPDGYEVRHLTGATHLVRPKTTSGQRIVPLVPWMRAALAEWEQVAPANPWNLVWTENGQRPMRDKTNTQAWHGLQATAGVIHPAGRPYTLHEARHTAATLLMQAGIDPEVIKAIMGHSSIVTSRGYMHVNTEMARAALSAVAATLGLNESVPPHLLEQAGGMAHSNKE is encoded by the coding sequence ATGGGACGAGCCAAAGGCACCGGGAGCGTATTCGAGCGAGGCCGCGACGGGCAGTGGGCATGGCAACTCGACGTCGGCTTCACCGCCTCCGGCAACCGCCGCCGCATCACCCAAGGCGGCTACCCCACCAAGAAAGCGGCACAGACCGCACTGTCCAAGAAGCTACGCGAGGTCGCCGCGAACGGCGTCCCAGCGATCACCGGACGCACCACCGTCAAACGATGGTCCGAGCAATGGCTCGCCGCCTACGCCAAACATGTCCGACCAGCCACCTACCGGGCCGCGTCATCCGCCGTCCACCAGCACATCATCACCACCATCGGCGGCAAACAACTCGGCGCCCTGCTACCGACAGACGTGCGAGCAGTCCACCGCTCCGCCCTGCGCGACGGCAACTCCACCAGCACAGCGCTACGCACCCACGCCGTGCTGACCACCATGCTCAAAGCCGCCAAAGCCGAAGGGCACACCGTACCCGAGAACGTGTTCGCCGTACGCCGTCCCACCAAAGCCGTCTCAGACCGCGACGCGATCCCCCTGGAGGACGCACTGCGTCTCCTCGAAGCTGCGCGGACCGGACCCGACGCAGCCCGCTGGGTCGCGGCGCTCCTGCAGGGCATGCGCAAGGGAGAGATCTACGGACTCACCTGGGACGCCGTGGACCTCGACCGTGGCCTGATCGACATCTCTTGGCAGCTACAGGCCCTGACGTACGCCGACCGCTCCGCCGGCACCTTCCAAGTCCCCGACGGGTACGAAGTGCGGCACCTGACCGGCGCGACCCACCTCGTGCGCCCTAAGACCACCAGCGGGCAGCGGATCGTCCCCCTCGTGCCGTGGATGCGCGCGGCGCTCGCCGAATGGGAGCAGGTCGCCCCCGCCAACCCGTGGAACCTGGTGTGGACCGAGAACGGCCAACGACCCATGCGCGACAAAACCAACACCCAGGCATGGCACGGCCTACAAGCAACCGCCGGCGTCATCCACCCCGCAGGCCGCCCCTACACCCTGCACGAGGCCCGCCACACGGCGGCGACGCTATTGATGCAAGCTGGAATAGACCCGGAAGTCATCAAGGCGATCATGGGCCACTCCTCGATCGTGACGAGCCGCGGCTACATGCACGTGAATACTGAAATGGCCCGCGCCGCGCTGTCGGCGGTCGCCGCTACTCTGGGCCTGAACGAATCTGTACCCCCGCACCTGCTCGAACAGGCCGGGGGCATGGCCCACTCGAACAAGGAGTGA
- a CDS encoding helix-turn-helix domain-containing protein — protein MRAAADLIARARAVKGDRRMVPVLVPRLRSAGLPYADIAEVLGVSVSTAWRVANRPPP, from the coding sequence ATGAGGGCGGCCGCGGACCTGATCGCGCGGGCCCGTGCGGTGAAGGGTGACCGGCGGATGGTCCCGGTGCTGGTGCCTCGGCTGCGGTCGGCTGGCTTGCCGTACGCCGACATCGCCGAGGTGCTGGGGGTCTCGGTCAGCACGGCGTGGCGGGTCGCGAATCGCCCACCGCCCTAA
- a CDS encoding PKD domain-containing protein, with protein sequence MGYAQTTAGTRLDTLGSGYTELTGTNISTTRLSGAYRTLTAAGQAGPQWTMTSGTTGSSSVAFYEYVTPPVASFTKTATNLALSVDGTASTAGTGTISGYDWDWGDSTTHGTGSTASHTYASPGTYTVKLTVTNSAGGTASTTQSVTVSTSDIVLMSDTTATSGTASLTITKSTTAGRALVLAILHQGGSVTSVTDTAGNTWVTSANADTQASQESTSQRRVTHYWCVGAAAVTSVTIAAAGSVLLGELTEWSNVAAVRGAITSSSTTASPPAAAASPVVAGDVVVGCIGYLEATAGTRQDVLGSGWTELTGATISTTRMSAAYALRGSGGAAGPVWTFSTGTPSSGSSSIVLSKSTANNPPTVTTGGNMTGVEPGVTVTLTSTGADIDGDLVTLAWAQTSGTPTVALTDYGNGSASFRAPASVAGATLVFTVTATDGRGGTGTATSTVTVLTADRSGLIGGVRKPRLRTHT encoded by the coding sequence ATGGGGTACGCACAAACCACGGCCGGGACACGCCTGGACACCCTCGGCTCCGGTTACACCGAACTCACCGGCACCAACATCTCCACGACGCGACTGTCGGGTGCGTACCGGACCCTGACCGCTGCCGGGCAAGCCGGACCCCAATGGACCATGACCTCGGGCACCACCGGGTCCTCATCGGTCGCTTTCTACGAGTACGTCACCCCACCGGTCGCGTCCTTCACGAAGACCGCGACGAACCTGGCCCTGTCGGTGGACGGCACCGCCTCCACCGCCGGGACCGGCACCATCAGCGGATACGACTGGGACTGGGGAGACTCCACCACCCACGGCACCGGGTCCACCGCGTCCCACACGTACGCATCGCCCGGCACCTACACCGTGAAACTGACGGTCACCAACTCCGCCGGAGGCACCGCCAGCACCACCCAGTCAGTGACGGTGTCCACCTCCGACATTGTGCTGATGTCCGACACGACCGCCACGTCCGGGACGGCGTCGCTGACCATCACCAAATCCACGACGGCGGGCCGCGCCCTGGTCCTGGCGATCCTGCACCAAGGCGGGTCCGTCACGTCCGTCACCGACACCGCCGGGAACACCTGGGTGACCTCAGCGAACGCCGACACCCAAGCCTCCCAGGAATCGACGTCGCAGCGGCGGGTCACTCACTACTGGTGTGTGGGTGCCGCAGCGGTCACGTCCGTGACCATCGCCGCGGCCGGGTCCGTCCTCTTGGGGGAGCTCACCGAATGGTCCAACGTGGCAGCGGTGCGGGGCGCGATCACCTCATCCTCCACGACCGCGTCACCCCCGGCCGCTGCAGCGTCCCCCGTCGTCGCCGGGGACGTCGTGGTCGGCTGCATCGGGTACCTCGAAGCGACCGCCGGGACACGGCAGGACGTTCTCGGGTCCGGGTGGACCGAACTGACCGGGGCCACGATCTCCACCACCCGCATGTCCGCCGCGTACGCACTGCGGGGATCTGGGGGCGCGGCCGGGCCGGTGTGGACGTTCAGCACCGGCACCCCCTCATCCGGGTCCTCATCGATCGTCCTGTCCAAATCAACCGCGAACAACCCGCCGACCGTCACCACGGGCGGAAACATGACCGGGGTGGAACCGGGTGTCACCGTGACCCTGACCTCGACCGGTGCGGACATCGACGGGGACCTGGTGACCCTGGCGTGGGCGCAAACCTCCGGCACCCCCACCGTGGCCCTCACCGACTACGGCAACGGGTCTGCGTCTTTCCGGGCGCCGGCGTCGGTGGCCGGGGCGACCCTGGTTTTCACGGTGACCGCCACCGACGGTCGCGGTGGCACCGGAACCGCAACCTCCACCGTGACCGTCCTGACCGCTGACCGGTCCGGTCTGATCGGTGGGGTCCGCAAACCCAGGCTCCGCACCCACACCTAA